The nucleotide window TGTGTGCGACCGGGCGGACACACGGGTCCGCCCCTACAAGAGATAGAAGCGCTTCTCGGTAGAGCGACTGATAGAAAGCGTTGTCGTTCACAGCATGAGACAATCAGAACCCTGAACACATAAAGTTCCCTCCACCCTCGCAAGGAGTCGCGGCATGACCGCCACAATCCGCTCTCTGCTCATGGTCCTGGCCCTCGCCCTGGCCGGCTGCTCCGGCGGCGCCAAAGCCCCGGATTATTCAGGCTTCGCCACCGGAAAGCACGAAATTTCCAAGGAACACCCGCGCCTTCTGGGCAGCGCCGACTACCTGAAAAAGCTGGCCGCGGAGCGCCCCGAGGCCTGGGCCCGCGTAGACTGGGTGGCCCGTAACCTGGAGACCAGGGACGAGACCGTGATGGACGAGCACATGAAAGCTATCTCCATGGGCCTGGTCTACGTGGTGGAGGGTGACACGGCGGTGGGACGCGCCGCGGTGGAGCGGGTGCTGATCACCGTGCGCGCGCCGATCCGGGTGGGGCACGACACTTTCGGCTACGACATGGCCAAGGTCTCGCTGGTCTATGACCTCTGCTGGCCGCTCTGGACCCAGGCCGAGAAAGAGGAGTTCTTCGATTACTGCAACCGCACTATCGACGCCAACGTGAACAGCGAACTGGCCGTGTTCCACAACGCCTGGTACGGCTACAAGTGGTGGGGCTACGGCCTTACCGCCTACGCCACCTGGAACGAGTGGGAGCGCGCCCCCAAAATCCTGGCCGAGCTGGAGAAGGATTACGCCGAGCGCGCCGCCCCGGCCCTGGAGCTTTCGGGCCAGGGGGGTGGGTTCGCCGAGGGCTATTATATCAACTACTGGTCCTACGAGTGGCTGTTTTTCTGCGAGGCCGCCCGCACGGTGGAGGGCAAGAATTATTACGCCCTGGCCCCAGGGTTTTTCCACAACCGCGCCGTGGCCTGCATGTTCGAGGCCTATCCCTGGATCAGCGAGAACAGCTCGCACCGTCCGATCCCGATGGGCGACTCCGGCGGGCAGAGGTTCCGCCGCGAGCGCGACAAAGCCCTGGCCGTGCGCCGTATCCTGGTCAATTTCTACCGCGATGACCCGGCGCACCAGGTGGTGCACACGTTCAACGAGGAAACGCCCCGCTGCGGAGTGCCCGGCAACGCCTACAAGGATTTCCTCTGGCGCGACACCACTGTCACAAAGGGCGACCTGGCCCATTTCAAGCTCTCGCATATCAGCACCGGGCCGGGCTATGTCTACGCCCGCAGCAGTTGGGACAACGGCGCGACCTATTTCTTCTTCAAGTGCGGCGACCGGTTCACCGCCCACCAGCACCTGGACAACGGGCATTTCCTGTTCGCCAAGTATGATGAGCTGGCCGGGGACGGCGGCCAATATTTCTATTTCGGCGGGGACCACGACACCAACTACCTCATCCGCACCATCGCCCACAGCACGGTGACGGTCTACAACCCGGCCGAGACCTGGACCAACCTGCGCGCGTTCGCCGGGCCGTTCGGCAACGACGGGGGCCAGATGCACGACTGGCCGCACCACAACGGCTCGTGCAACGACATCGCCGACCGCGACCTTCACCCCGACCTCTACGAGCTGGCCGATATCACCGCCTATGAGGACAAGGGCGCCTACATGTATGTGGCCGGCGACATGACCAAGGCCTACAAGGCGGACAAAATGGGCCTGTTCACCCGTCAGATCGTGTTCCTGCGCCCCGGCACCCTGGTGATATTCGACCGCGTGACCGCCAAGGACAAGAATTTCACCAAGCGCTGGCTGCTCCAGGCCACCAAGGCGCCCACGCAGCAGGACGGGGCCTTGGTAGTGACCAATGATTACGGCGGACGGATGTTCGTGCGTGCGCTTCTGCCGCGCGAGGCCAGGGTGAAACTCAACTCCGGCGACAGCCTGTACTGCTACGACGGGCACTGCTACCCGGCGGAACAGTCCCGCGGGCCCGCGCCCGAGTGCCGGGTGGAGATAAGCCCCCCCGTGGCCGCGGAGACCGACTATTTCCTCAACGTGCTCACCGCTGCCGACACCTCCATGACCGCGCCGCCGGAGGCCGGGTACACTGAATACGAGGACCGGGTGGAGGTGAATCTGGAGGGGGCGAAAGTGACTTTCCAGAAAGGCGCCCTGGGCGGTCAAATAGAGCTGGGTGGGCAGAGCGCACCCCTGGCCGCGGGGATTGTGCAGTAGGGCAGGGAAAAGAAGGCTTAGCAGGGAAAGAAAAGGCCGCCTCCCGGTGGGATTGGGGGGCGGCCTTGTTGCTGATTATTGATCGGGATTCAAATTGTTTGCCCAAGACAGTTTTCTTGAATTACACACCCCGGCGGCTGCGCCGCCACCCCTCTTTTTAGAGGGGAGTTTCCCACCCGGCCACGGAAATCCACCAAAAGTATGTCCAGCCGGCCTCCCCCTTTGACAAAGGGGGATTGAGGGGGATTTGCCTTGTAGTTCTGACTCAGCACTCATGCCGACACCGTCAAAGCCGTAATCCCCCCTGACCCCCCTTTTGGAAAGTGGGGAAATAAAACAGGCCCGGGTTATCTCCCGGGCCTGTCGCATTTTCATAGCCTTTTTACTGCACTGCCTCAGCTCGCCTGGCGCGCCACGGCGGCGAAATGCTGCTCGATCCCGCCGGTGAAGCGGTCCAGGATGATCCCGTGCATGTCGGGGTTGGTCATCAGCACCTGCATCAGCTTCTCGTGCCCGAACTCGCGGGTCATCATCAGGATCGTGATGTCGTGGATGATGAACTCGCGCGCCACCATGCAGAGCGCCGGGTCGCGGGTGATCACGGCCCAGGAGTTGTCATCCTGCAGCATCTTGCCGATCAGTACCTCCTGGTTGTCCCGCACCACGAGCGTGTGCTGGCCGCGCAGACGGTTCTCCACCACGTGCAGCGGCATGCTCTCATCGTGGTAGTAGATATGGCCGGGCAGGTCCACCGGGCTGTCCGAGAACATCGTGGTGAAAATCTTCACCCCGCGCTTCTCGGCCCGGCGCAGCAGGGGACGGACCTCCTGGGTCTGTTCCTCCCACAGCTCCAGCATCAGCTCGCGCTCGGCGTTCTCGATCATCAGGCGGATCTCGCTGCGCACGTTGTGTGCACCCTTGATGTAGTAGATGTATTCGCGGGTGAACGAGAACGAGGCCTGGTCCAGGGCCGTGCGCACCGAGTCGATGGAATGGTCGAAATCCCGTTTCAGGGTATCCAGGAACTTGTCATAGGGCACGGGCACGTACTTGACCGGGTCTTTCTCGATGCGGTAGACCGCACCCAGGTCGATCAAACGTTGCAGGACATCGTAGATCACCGAGCGGCGGATGCCGGTCTCTTTGCTGAGCTGGTATCCGGTTACAGGGTTTATCCGCAGCAGCGAAATGTACACCTTGGCCTCGTTGCCGTTCATGCCGAGCTTCTGCAGGTCCTCGATACACTGTTTCACGGCTTGTCTCCGGAGAGAGTAAAAAATAGGGTTTTCTACAGATTAATTAGGCTCAAGCTCTCCTGTCAAGGTTAATTTTTATGGAGAACGAACAAAATGTGCAAAAAAAAGCCCCGCCGAAGCGGGGCTGGAGGGCTTAAATCCTTACAGGTCAAGCTTTCCGCTTTGATGAGCCTCGATGTATTTCATGCAGAACTCATCCTGGCCCAACAAAGTGCGCGTGGTGATCAGGTTGGCCATCAGGCGCTTGTCCGTGGGGTCGAGGATGGCTGCGTCCAGTCCATGATCCATCGCAAGTACCAGAAACATTTGATTTATAAGGAATCTGAAGGGCAGCCCATAGGAAACGTTGCTGAGTCCGATGACCGTATGAACGCCCTTGAATTGGTTCATAATTCGAACCAATGCCTCTAACACTACAGTCGCGTAAGTGTGGTCTGTGGCCACCGGATGGACCAGCGGGTCGATGTAGATGTTTTCCAACGGGATGCCCTCGCCGGTGAGCCGCTCCACCAGGCGCCCGGCCAGGCGCAGCTTGCTGTCCAGGTCGGTGGGCATGCCATCGTCATCCGCACACATGGCGATCACATCCGTGCCGTAGTCTCGCACCAGGGGCATCAGGGCCTCGTAGCGCGTTTTTTCCAGGGAGATGGAATTTATCAGGGCCTTGCCTTTGTGAAGTTTCAG belongs to bacterium and includes:
- a CDS encoding heparinase II/III-family protein, which encodes MTATIRSLLMVLALALAGCSGGAKAPDYSGFATGKHEISKEHPRLLGSADYLKKLAAERPEAWARVDWVARNLETRDETVMDEHMKAISMGLVYVVEGDTAVGRAAVERVLITVRAPIRVGHDTFGYDMAKVSLVYDLCWPLWTQAEKEEFFDYCNRTIDANVNSELAVFHNAWYGYKWWGYGLTAYATWNEWERAPKILAELEKDYAERAAPALELSGQGGGFAEGYYINYWSYEWLFFCEAARTVEGKNYYALAPGFFHNRAVACMFEAYPWISENSSHRPIPMGDSGGQRFRRERDKALAVRRILVNFYRDDPAHQVVHTFNEETPRCGVPGNAYKDFLWRDTTVTKGDLAHFKLSHISTGPGYVYARSSWDNGATYFFFKCGDRFTAHQHLDNGHFLFAKYDELAGDGGQYFYFGGDHDTNYLIRTIAHSTVTVYNPAETWTNLRAFAGPFGNDGGQMHDWPHHNGSCNDIADRDLHPDLYELADITAYEDKGAYMYVAGDMTKAYKADKMGLFTRQIVFLRPGTLVIFDRVTAKDKNFTKRWLLQATKAPTQQDGALVVTNDYGGRMFVRALLPREARVKLNSGDSLYCYDGHCYPAEQSRGPAPECRVEISPPVAAETDYFLNVLTAADTSMTAPPEAGYTEYEDRVEVNLEGAKVTFQKGALGGQIELGGQSAPLAAGIVQ
- a CDS encoding TrmB family transcriptional regulator, translating into MKQCIEDLQKLGMNGNEAKVYISLLRINPVTGYQLSKETGIRRSVIYDVLQRLIDLGAVYRIEKDPVKYVPVPYDKFLDTLKRDFDHSIDSVRTALDQASFSFTREYIYYIKGAHNVRSEIRLMIENAERELMLELWEEQTQEVRPLLRRAEKRGVKIFTTMFSDSPVDLPGHIYYHDESMPLHVVENRLRGQHTLVVRDNQEVLIGKMLQDDNSWAVITRDPALCMVAREFIIHDITILMMTREFGHEKLMQVLMTNPDMHGIILDRFTGGIEQHFAAVARQAS
- a CDS encoding methyltetrahydrofolate cobalamin methyltransferase encodes the protein MLVIGERINSSRKRIAPAVESRDADFILNEAGMQLEAGADYVDVNAGMFGEREPELLCWLVGTVQGRYGCPLSLDSPNPRAIEPALKLHKGKALINSISLEKTRYEALMPLVRDYGTDVIAMCADDDGMPTDLDSKLRLAGRLVERLTGEGIPLENIYIDPLVHPVATDHTYATVVLEALVRIMNQFKGVHTVIGLSNVSYGLPFRFLINQMFLVLAMDHGLDAAILDPTDKRLMANLITTRTLLGQDEFCMKYIEAHQSGKLDL